The Priestia megaterium genome contains a region encoding:
- a CDS encoding winged helix-turn-helix transcriptional regulator has product MSDTLREEIRKKILNGDFNCEKELTLSILSGKWKVVILWHLGVEGPHRFSDLQKLFPKISHKILSNQLRELMEDGIIHREVFPEIPPRVEYSMTELGMTLLPIVEMMYEWGQKRMVDLKKQINSKD; this is encoded by the coding sequence ATGTCAGATACATTGCGAGAAGAAATTAGAAAAAAGATACTAAATGGTGATTTTAATTGTGAAAAAGAACTTACTTTATCTATCCTTAGTGGAAAATGGAAAGTTGTGATTTTATGGCACTTAGGAGTAGAAGGCCCACATCGATTTAGTGACCTTCAAAAGCTCTTTCCAAAAATATCTCATAAGATATTATCAAACCAGTTACGTGAACTAATGGAAGATGGAATCATACATAGAGAAGTTTTTCCTGAAATTCCTCCTCGAGTTGAATACTCGATGACTGAACTAGGAATGACATTGTTACCTATAGTAGAAATGATGTATGAATGGGGACAAAAAAGAATGGTTGATTTAAAAAAACAAATTAACTCTAAAGACTAA
- a CDS encoding FAD-dependent oxidoreductase produces MLEKAIVIGGSIAGKLAAKALSHTFRQVIILEAGEKWEEKAPRKRVPQSHHPHVLLKGGEQAIEKLFPHFFNRLVEDGSVINNFTKDLKWHHFGSWKKRFLGELEMIQQSRPMLEWHLQHRIDQIPNITTEYETKVEQLLLDHQCNKISGVRARSLKTGSEKTILANVVIDASGFGSKSIEWLKTYDIEVKEEKVWINLFYATRLFRLKNQGRPDWFNLLISPSFPENPYGAYIQTIEGNRFSVTFSGYANENAPRTTEEFLSYAQKLPVPDVLHFLEQVEPISEIKIHAIPYQVRRRFDLANAPEGFLVVGDAHCRFDPVFGQGISVAAMEALELQHYFGNSAYPNSRFTKILHKRFSTLIATPWDMAITEAFRHPDINGEKPFIQPIKQWYSKKVYQLSASDPEIYLRLVRVMNLIRPPLHLFHPRVGFAILTNRKKKSKKQVNSQKSAPYEN; encoded by the coding sequence ATATTGGAGAAAGCAATAGTTATCGGAGGAAGCATTGCTGGGAAACTAGCTGCTAAAGCCCTATCACATACTTTTCGGCAAGTAATTATTCTAGAAGCTGGGGAAAAGTGGGAGGAGAAAGCCCCTAGAAAGAGGGTGCCTCAAAGTCATCATCCCCATGTTTTATTAAAAGGAGGAGAACAAGCAATTGAGAAATTGTTCCCTCACTTCTTTAATCGATTAGTCGAAGATGGAAGTGTTATAAATAACTTTACAAAAGATTTAAAATGGCACCATTTTGGTTCCTGGAAAAAACGATTTTTAGGAGAATTAGAGATGATTCAACAAAGCCGCCCTATGTTAGAGTGGCATTTGCAACACCGTATTGATCAAATTCCTAATATTACAACCGAGTATGAAACAAAGGTCGAGCAACTATTATTAGATCATCAATGTAATAAAATATCCGGAGTACGAGCGCGCTCCCTTAAGACAGGAAGCGAAAAAACAATTCTTGCAAATGTTGTTATTGATGCTAGTGGGTTTGGTTCAAAAAGTATAGAGTGGCTAAAAACATACGATATAGAAGTTAAGGAAGAAAAGGTTTGGATTAACCTTTTTTACGCTACTAGACTCTTTCGGCTGAAAAATCAGGGACGACCTGACTGGTTTAACCTTTTAATTTCTCCTAGTTTCCCCGAGAACCCTTACGGTGCGTATATTCAAACGATTGAAGGAAATCGTTTTTCTGTTACCTTTAGTGGTTATGCTAATGAAAATGCGCCAAGAACAACGGAAGAATTTTTATCTTATGCACAAAAGTTACCTGTACCTGATGTGCTTCATTTCCTAGAACAAGTGGAACCAATTTCAGAAATAAAAATACATGCAATTCCCTATCAAGTACGTCGACGCTTTGATCTTGCGAATGCCCCAGAAGGTTTTCTAGTTGTTGGAGACGCTCACTGTCGATTCGATCCGGTATTTGGACAGGGAATATCTGTTGCTGCTATGGAGGCCTTAGAGTTGCAACACTATTTTGGAAATTCTGCATATCCTAATAGCAGGTTTACCAAAATACTTCACAAGAGATTTTCTACTCTTATTGCAACTCCATGGGATATGGCAATTACAGAAGCATTTCGCCATCCCGATATTAATGGAGAGAAACCTTTCATACAGCCGATTAAACAATGGTATAGTAAGAAAGTTTACCAGCTTTCGGCTTCTGATCCTGAGATTTATCTTAGATTAGTTAGAGTGATGAATTTAATACGCCCTCCTTTGCATCTTTTCCATCCTAGAGTTGGATTTGCTATATTGACCAATAGGAAGAAAAAAAGTAAGAAACAAGTAAATAGTCAAAAGTCAGCTCCCTATGAAAATTAA
- a CDS encoding VOC family protein, with product MKIHHLNLTVTDVPATQEFLETYFGMTCRANRGKGFAIMYDEEGFVLTLMKGSEVNYPKTFHIGFPQENEEEVDKINQRLKEDGFNVEPPKQLHGYTFYVEAPGGFTVEVLC from the coding sequence ATGAAAATTCATCACCTCAACCTAACAGTTACAGATGTTCCTGCTACTCAAGAATTTTTGGAAACTTATTTTGGTATGACATGCAGGGCAAACAGGGGTAAAGGTTTTGCTATAATGTATGATGAAGAAGGTTTTGTACTAACTTTAATGAAGGGAAGCGAGGTCAATTATCCAAAGACCTTCCATATTGGATTCCCCCAAGAGAATGAAGAGGAGGTAGATAAAATTAATCAGAGGTTAAAAGAAGATGGATTTAATGTCGAACCTCCAAAACAATTACATGGTTATACATTTTACGTGGAAGCACCTGGAGGATTTACAGTTGAGGTACTTTGTTAA
- a CDS encoding putative quinol monooxygenase, which translates to MKEGNPMYYITACLRIISNKDFNEIIGEFKKLEEETNKEEGCIKFHAYPLEPSERKIMLWEIWKNEEAVNVHFTKPHTKNVQKQELTEVEWIVKSNVN; encoded by the coding sequence ATGAAAGAGGGGAACCCGATGTATTACATAACTGCATGCTTAAGAATTATTAGTAATAAGGACTTTAATGAAATAATAGGAGAGTTCAAAAAACTTGAGGAAGAAACTAATAAAGAAGAAGGATGTATTAAATTCCATGCTTATCCTCTTGAACCATCAGAACGAAAAATAATGCTTTGGGAGATTTGGAAAAACGAAGAAGCTGTTAATGTCCATTTCACCAAACCACATACCAAAAATGTTCAGAAACAAGAATTAACGGAAGTAGAATGGATAGTTAAAAGTAATGTAAATTAA
- a CDS encoding GNAT family N-acetyltransferase — MSTYVKNDFTVSSNKNYLDVELIYNYLHDEAYWSKGIPLRLVEKSIQNSICFGVFAGDPEKGKSKQVGFGRIITDSSTFAYLADIFILNEFRGLGLGKSLVQTMINCPSIREVRRILLATKDAHGLYKQYDFQAVKDKNLFMEINQKDIYNKLS, encoded by the coding sequence ATGAGTACCTATGTTAAAAATGATTTTACAGTTTCAAGTAACAAAAACTATTTAGATGTAGAGCTGATTTATAATTACCTTCATGATGAAGCTTACTGGTCTAAAGGAATACCTTTACGTTTAGTAGAAAAATCAATTCAAAATTCAATCTGTTTTGGTGTGTTTGCGGGGGATCCTGAAAAGGGAAAATCGAAACAAGTTGGATTCGGAAGAATTATTACAGATTCATCAACTTTCGCTTACCTTGCTGATATATTTATACTTAATGAATTTAGAGGATTAGGTCTTGGCAAATCACTTGTTCAAACTATGATTAACTGTCCAAGTATTAGAGAGGTACGAAGGATTTTATTAGCAACAAAAGATGCTCATGGATTATATAAACAATATGACTTTCAAGCTGTAAAAGATAAAAACTTGTTCATGGAGATTAATCAGAAGGATATCTATAATAAGCTATCCTAA
- a CDS encoding DJ-1/PfpI family protein, giving the protein MSKKALFIIPPERFNEDELFHPKEALENEGIEVTIASTKTGEIIGDYQGKVESTTLFTDVSSNDYDAVAVIGGSGTNDYLWNNQDLQTYLKQAYEQKALVTGICAGSVSVVQTGLLEGRTATCYPVDIQINQLKDNNVKYVSEHVVAYNDIITGDGPDGAKEFGQSLVKALR; this is encoded by the coding sequence ATGAGTAAGAAAGCACTATTTATTATACCACCGGAACGATTCAACGAAGATGAATTATTTCATCCAAAAGAAGCATTAGAAAATGAAGGTATTGAAGTAACAATTGCAAGTACAAAAACAGGTGAAATTATAGGAGATTATCAAGGTAAAGTAGAATCAACTACTCTTTTTACTGATGTTTCATCTAATGATTATGATGCCGTAGCTGTTATTGGGGGTTCTGGCACAAACGATTATTTATGGAATAATCAAGACTTACAAACTTACTTAAAACAAGCTTACGAGCAAAAAGCTCTTGTAACTGGAATTTGTGCAGGTTCAGTTTCTGTAGTTCAAACAGGTCTTCTTGAAGGACGAACAGCAACATGTTATCCAGTAGATATACAGATTAATCAATTAAAAGATAATAACGTAAAATATGTCTCAGAACATGTTGTCGCATATAACGACATCATTACTGGTGATGGTCCAGATGGTGCAAAAGAATTTGGTCAAAGTTTAGTAAAAGCTTTGAGATAA
- a CDS encoding GNAT family N-acetyltransferase, producing the protein MISELYTKRLHLRKMHESDASNLFKIWSDPHVTKYMNINNFIEIEQARDMINFLNKLAFEKKAIRFAIIELKTNEIIGSCGYNMLDFEHSRVEIGYDLSKAVWGRGYASEAISSLLNYAFLDLDINRVEAKVEPLNTNSIKTLHRLNFTFEGTLRQVEKSKGKFIDLNVYSKLKTD; encoded by the coding sequence TTGATTTCGGAATTATATACAAAAAGGTTACACCTAAGAAAGATGCATGAATCCGATGCATCTAATTTATTTAAAATTTGGTCTGACCCTCATGTTACTAAGTACATGAATATTAACAATTTTATCGAGATAGAACAAGCAAGAGATATGATTAACTTTTTAAATAAACTAGCTTTTGAAAAAAAGGCTATTCGCTTTGCTATTATTGAATTAAAAACAAATGAAATTATTGGATCATGTGGCTATAACATGTTAGACTTCGAGCATTCAAGAGTTGAAATCGGATATGATCTTTCCAAAGCAGTATGGGGAAGAGGGTATGCATCTGAAGCTATTAGCAGTCTATTAAATTATGCTTTTTTAGATTTGGACATAAACCGAGTTGAAGCAAAAGTAGAGCCTTTAAATACTAATTCGATTAAAACTTTACATCGGTTGAATTTTACATTTGAAGGAACGCTTAGGCAAGTAGAGAAGTCAAAAGGAAAGTTTATAGATCTTAATGTATATTCCAAATTAAAAACAGATTAA
- a CDS encoding DUF1697 domain-containing protein, with protein sequence MVYVALLRGINVGGKNKIDMKLLKKTFERVGMSSVVTYINSGNIIFTVNGQSKTTISHILEEAIHTNFELQVKVLVRSFDDFKKVIHSLPESWKNDQRMRSDVLFLWDEIDDESVLNKLVIKPEIDTVKYVPGAILWSVEKKYITKSGMTKLVGSKLYQQITIRNVNTTRKIYELMQAAEA encoded by the coding sequence ATGGTCTATGTCGCACTGCTTAGGGGAATCAATGTTGGTGGGAAAAATAAAATTGACATGAAGTTGCTTAAAAAAACTTTTGAACGAGTAGGTATGAGCTCTGTAGTTACATATATCAATTCAGGTAATATTATTTTCACAGTGAATGGCCAATCAAAAACAACAATATCTCATATTTTAGAAGAGGCTATACATACAAACTTCGAATTACAAGTCAAAGTTTTAGTCCGTAGTTTTGATGATTTTAAAAAAGTCATACACTCCCTTCCAGAGTCATGGAAGAACGACCAACGGATGAGAAGCGATGTGCTGTTTTTATGGGACGAAATTGATGATGAGTCAGTGCTTAATAAGCTGGTCATCAAACCGGAAATTGATACGGTGAAATACGTTCCTGGAGCCATTCTATGGTCGGTTGAAAAAAAATATATTACCAAATCCGGTATGACTAAACTCGTTGGTTCAAAGCTATATCAACAAATAACAATCAGGAATGTAAATACAACTCGCAAAATATACGAACTTATGCAAGCAGCAGAGGCGTGA
- a CDS encoding GNAT family N-acetyltransferase codes for MSTKKIYLIPFETTHIQHLHKWLNDEQAMRMIGRTPLTYEEVVQEVERKRMNDDLILGIENNEQVLVGWVFLKDINYAHGRASIGILLSSEARGQGYGQIAMEQMIDLGFKQLRLNKIYLTTRGLNEQAIALYKKIGFVTEGILRNHAYVEGKYVDTYFMGILASEWNR; via the coding sequence ATGAGTACAAAAAAAATATATCTTATCCCATTTGAAACAACCCATATTCAACATTTGCATAAATGGTTAAATGATGAACAGGCAATGCGAATGATAGGTAGGACACCTTTAACTTATGAAGAGGTAGTACAGGAAGTAGAAAGGAAAAGAATGAATGACGATTTAATTTTAGGCATTGAAAACAATGAACAAGTATTAGTTGGATGGGTATTCCTAAAAGATATAAATTATGCACATGGAAGAGCTAGTATCGGCATTCTTTTATCTTCCGAAGCTAGAGGTCAAGGATATGGTCAGATAGCTATGGAGCAAATGATTGATCTAGGGTTTAAACAGCTTCGTCTAAATAAAATCTATTTAACAACAAGAGGATTAAATGAACAGGCCATTGCATTATATAAAAAAATTGGTTTTGTTACAGAAGGCATATTAAGAAATCACGCCTATGTGGAAGGGAAGTATGTAGATACATATTTTATGGGTATATTAGCTTCAGAGTGGAACAGATGA
- a CDS encoding DinB family protein — MGKRALQVFSLPEYKEEIGRWIWCLEDVRRTLLTQLNGISQCMLDTKIDERQTISSLLYHIAFIEADWLYNEVLVTKWDSEIRSLFPLENSSEDGSLTHIKGQSLEEHFYRLNKVREVFLYHFRSMDLTDWRKPRVLEHYDVTPEWVVYHLIEHESHHRGQIFQLLRELRND; from the coding sequence TTGGGAAAAAGAGCTTTACAGGTATTTTCATTGCCAGAATATAAAGAAGAAATTGGCCGATGGATATGGTGTTTAGAAGATGTTCGCCGTACTCTTCTAACACAATTAAATGGCATCAGCCAATGTATGCTTGATACAAAAATTGATGAAAGACAAACGATTAGCTCACTATTATATCACATTGCATTTATCGAGGCAGATTGGTTATATAATGAGGTTCTTGTTACTAAATGGGATTCCGAAATACGGTCGTTGTTTCCATTAGAAAATAGTTCTGAAGATGGCTCTTTAACCCACATTAAAGGACAAAGTTTAGAGGAACATTTTTACCGTCTTAATAAGGTGCGAGAAGTATTTCTTTATCACTTTCGTTCAATGGATTTAACAGATTGGCGTAAACCAAGAGTACTTGAACATTACGACGTTACACCTGAGTGGGTTGTTTACCATTTGATTGAACATGAATCTCATCATAGAGGTCAAATTTTCCAATTACTTAGAGAATTACGAAACGATTAA
- a CDS encoding carboxymuconolactone decarboxylase family protein, with protein MTNISLSDNGSTPFQQLLGHNINVLGAWNNLGDVLEGDNSLSASLKEQVRRTLAQKNGCEYCKAKGKPNPDLFDEKTSLAVGFAEVFLKQRGEINESFFQVLKETLTNREISELCAFISFTTASQYFGALLALKPNKE; from the coding sequence ATGACAAATATTTCTTTATCCGATAATGGAAGTACTCCTTTTCAGCAGCTATTAGGCCATAATATAAATGTATTGGGCGCTTGGAACAATCTAGGAGACGTATTAGAAGGGGATAACAGCCTCTCAGCTTCTTTGAAAGAGCAAGTTAGAAGAACATTAGCTCAAAAAAATGGATGCGAATATTGTAAAGCAAAAGGAAAGCCTAACCCAGATTTATTTGATGAAAAAACGTCTCTTGCTGTAGGTTTTGCGGAAGTTTTTTTAAAACAAAGAGGGGAAATAAACGAATCCTTTTTTCAAGTGTTGAAGGAAACCCTCACCAATCGTGAGATTAGTGAATTATGTGCATTTATAAGCTTTACTACAGCTTCACAATATTTTGGAGCCTTATTGGCTTTAAAGCCAAATAAGGAGTAA
- a CDS encoding MBL fold metallo-hydrolase, which yields MKIAKGVAMLDLKVEVLGNSQILNPTLIWDDETAVLIDTGTPGTLEQIRSAMYAEGVPFEKLKAIILTHQDFDHIGSLPDILRETNGDIEVYAHLKDKPYIEGELPLMKVNLDSLAWQLESLSEEERLKVVSYLLDNLPKGNVNKVLVGGEELPFCGGISIIFTPGHTPGHISLYLKESKALVAGDSMYSVDGKLMGIHQPSTPDMVTARCSLKKYLEYDIESVLCYHGGYCNENVSDQLRDLVEKS from the coding sequence TTGAAGATTGCAAAGGGAGTAGCAATGCTTGATTTAAAGGTGGAAGTTTTAGGTAATAGTCAAATATTAAATCCCACTTTAATTTGGGACGATGAAACAGCCGTTCTAATCGATACGGGAACACCGGGTACTTTGGAGCAGATACGTTCAGCTATGTATGCTGAAGGGGTACCCTTCGAAAAATTGAAAGCAATCATATTAACTCATCAGGATTTTGATCACATAGGCAGTCTTCCTGATATACTGCGAGAAACTAATGGGGATATTGAAGTTTATGCTCACCTAAAAGATAAGCCATATATTGAAGGGGAATTGCCTCTTATGAAAGTCAATCTTGATAGTTTGGCTTGGCAATTAGAATCCCTTTCGGAGGAGGAACGTTTAAAAGTAGTGTCCTACTTATTGGATAATCTCCCTAAAGGAAACGTCAACAAGGTATTGGTCGGTGGGGAGGAACTTCCATTTTGTGGAGGGATTAGTATTATATTTACCCCAGGTCATACCCCAGGTCATATCAGTCTTTACCTAAAGGAAAGTAAAGCTCTTGTTGCAGGAGATTCGATGTACAGTGTAGATGGAAAATTGATGGGGATTCATCAACCAAGTACGCCGGATATGGTTACAGCAAGGTGTTCTCTGAAAAAATATTTAGAATACGACATTGAATCAGTGCTATGTTATCATGGGGGATATTGTAATGAAAATGTTAGCGACCAACTCCGCGATCTAGTCGAGAAATCATAA
- a CDS encoding NAD(P)H-dependent oxidoreductase, with translation MKHLVVYAHPHPESFNYSIMETIVQALENKGHEVVVRDLYALDFQPVLKPEDTDAMKSGHIPDDIKTEQEFITQSDVIIFIYPIWWAGLPAIIKGYVDRVFSYGYAYAYGEEGIIQLLKGKKGLIINTHGAPKEMYDKIGMTAGLKITSDVGIFEFTGIEPIDHLLFGNVSEHLEESVLKEMLKQIEERINSIF, from the coding sequence ATGAAACATCTTGTTGTATATGCCCATCCACATCCAGAAAGTTTTAATTATTCTATAATGGAAACCATTGTTCAAGCCTTAGAGAATAAAGGTCATGAGGTTGTTGTGAGGGACTTGTATGCATTAGATTTTCAGCCTGTACTGAAACCTGAAGATACGGATGCTATGAAATCTGGCCATATCCCAGATGATATTAAAACGGAACAAGAATTCATTACTCAATCGGATGTAATAATATTTATATATCCAATTTGGTGGGCTGGTCTTCCCGCCATTATCAAAGGCTATGTAGATCGTGTATTTTCTTATGGCTATGCGTATGCTTATGGTGAGGAAGGAATTATTCAGTTACTCAAAGGTAAGAAAGGTTTGATAATTAATACTCACGGTGCTCCAAAAGAGATGTATGACAAAATCGGAATGACAGCTGGGTTAAAAATTACGTCAGATGTTGGGATATTTGAGTTTACAGGAATTGAACCTATAGATCATTTATTGTTTGGAAATGTCTCTGAACATCTTGAGGAGTCAGTGCTGAAGGAAATGCTAAAACAAATTGAAGAGAGAATAAATTCTATTTTTTAG
- a CDS encoding macrolide family glycosyltransferase — protein sequence MGKVLFFNFPGEGHVNPTIALVEELVKKGEDVVYYCVEEYKSKIEKTGALFRPYENFTHNIDPMKRLTEKIDPLEMLLFMGRSMDKIIEDVLNEISEEKYDYVIYDNNFAAGWIIADVLGIPKISSCTTFAINEDIFSALIKSRGEMDKISPRYREIEEISTKWKHKYGVILSDRQNLMSCPGDITIVFTSKLYQPYADKFDESFIFVGPSIAPRKDVETLSLKSIPSNKLIFISMGTVFNQQPDLYTTCFKAFQGSQATVVLSVGKQTDIRQFKDIPPNFIVRNYVPQLEILQQADVFITHGGMNSSSEGLYFGVPLVVIPVMGDQPIVANRIEELGAGLQLNRQELDAITLRNTTEQVILNSSFKEKSLEIGKSLRDSGGYKKAVEAILKFKKNAKIEDFI from the coding sequence ATGGGAAAGGTATTATTCTTTAATTTTCCTGGAGAAGGCCATGTTAATCCCACTATTGCACTCGTAGAAGAGCTAGTGAAAAAGGGAGAAGACGTGGTCTATTACTGTGTAGAAGAATATAAAAGCAAAATTGAAAAAACAGGTGCTTTATTTCGTCCTTATGAAAATTTTACACACAATATAGATCCAATGAAAAGGCTGACAGAAAAAATAGATCCACTCGAAATGTTGCTATTTATGGGGCGGTCAATGGATAAGATTATAGAGGATGTTCTAAACGAAATAAGCGAAGAGAAGTACGACTATGTTATTTATGATAATAATTTCGCTGCAGGATGGATTATTGCTGATGTACTGGGAATACCTAAAATATCTTCTTGTACAACATTTGCCATTAATGAGGATATCTTTTCAGCTCTTATAAAGAGCAGAGGAGAAATGGATAAAATCTCCCCAAGATATAGAGAAATTGAAGAAATATCGACAAAATGGAAACATAAATATGGAGTAATTCTCAGTGATAGACAAAACTTGATGTCTTGTCCTGGGGATATCACGATTGTATTTACCTCTAAGTTATATCAACCCTATGCTGATAAATTTGATGAGTCTTTCATCTTTGTTGGTCCTTCTATTGCGCCACGGAAAGATGTAGAAACTCTTTCTTTAAAAAGTATCCCTAGTAATAAGCTCATCTTTATCTCAATGGGAACGGTATTTAATCAGCAACCTGATTTATATACTACCTGTTTTAAAGCATTCCAAGGAAGTCAAGCTACAGTTGTATTATCAGTAGGAAAACAGACTGATATTCGCCAGTTTAAAGATATTCCACCTAATTTCATCGTGCGTAATTATGTACCCCAATTAGAAATACTACAACAAGCAGATGTTTTTATTACTCATGGTGGAATGAATAGTTCGAGTGAAGGGCTTTATTTTGGTGTTCCTCTCGTTGTTATCCCTGTTATGGGGGATCAACCAATAGTGGCTAATCGAATTGAAGAATTAGGAGCTGGTCTACAACTTAATCGTCAAGAACTAGATGCTATCACATTACGAAATACAACGGAACAAGTAATATTAAATTCTTCATTTAAAGAAAAAAGCTTGGAAATTGGAAAATCTTTAAGGGATTCTGGAGGATACAAAAAGGCAGTAGAAGCCATTTTAAAATTTAAAAAGAATGCTAAAATAGAGGATTTTATTTAA
- a CDS encoding serine hydrolase → MQKMKSSLTGRLRGYTKEMMKDLNVPGAAVAIIKDGEIILSEGFGYRDIENKKSVTPNTLFAIGSSTKAFGTLSLSLLAQQQKFNWDKSIQTYIPTFSLHDPLVSSQTTARDLASHRSGVSRHELLWYGSSLTRKDIAEKIQYLELDAPFRTSFLYNNIMYATISYMVEEITNQTWEQYVTEHILQPLHMEDTNFSVTTSQEKDDHALPYIGKNEDVVKVPFRNIDTVGAAGCINSNIEDMAKWVLFQLNQGKVGEHELITPNMLQQMYQPHIPIPDEPLLSTSETTLNCYGLGWFISAYRGHKVIHHGGNIDGFSALVSFIPEENMGLVILTNTGTTLLPSYLANQIYDELLELDAIDWHKRAVEDTAKFKEMMKELDKPLPQVKETTFTHAVEEYTGIFEHPAYGKIEVYKQNDTLYLKWESVDIEMKHHHYNMYTTKWNLSHTEMNVLIAYEMDVEGKLSQFKLHLPPMLSTKPIVFSRITDRNS, encoded by the coding sequence ATGCAAAAAATGAAATCCTCTCTTACAGGTCGCCTACGTGGTTATACAAAGGAAATGATGAAAGATTTAAATGTACCAGGGGCAGCAGTCGCAATCATAAAAGATGGAGAAATTATTCTTTCTGAGGGATTTGGATATCGCGACATTGAAAATAAAAAATCTGTTACACCAAATACACTGTTTGCAATTGGTTCATCTACAAAAGCATTTGGTACACTTTCTCTAAGTTTGCTGGCCCAGCAACAAAAGTTTAATTGGGATAAATCTATCCAGACTTATATTCCTACTTTTTCACTCCATGATCCTCTCGTAAGCTCACAAACTACAGCTCGTGATTTAGCCTCTCATCGTTCTGGTGTTAGTCGTCATGAACTGCTATGGTATGGATCTTCATTAACACGAAAAGACATCGCGGAAAAAATTCAATATTTGGAGCTAGATGCACCATTTCGTACAAGCTTTTTATATAATAATATAATGTATGCAACCATTAGCTATATGGTAGAAGAAATTACAAATCAGACATGGGAACAGTATGTAACCGAACATATTCTGCAACCTCTTCATATGGAAGATACAAATTTCTCGGTTACTACTTCACAAGAAAAAGATGATCACGCACTTCCATACATTGGAAAAAACGAAGATGTAGTCAAAGTCCCATTTCGTAACATCGATACAGTTGGCGCTGCAGGATGCATAAATTCAAATATAGAAGATATGGCCAAATGGGTGCTGTTCCAATTAAATCAAGGGAAAGTGGGCGAACATGAGCTTATTACACCGAATATGTTACAGCAGATGTATCAACCGCATATCCCAATTCCGGATGAACCACTTTTATCTACATCAGAAACAACACTAAATTGTTATGGACTTGGCTGGTTTATTAGTGCATATCGCGGTCATAAAGTAATCCATCACGGTGGGAATATTGACGGATTTTCAGCACTCGTATCTTTTATACCAGAGGAAAATATGGGGCTTGTTATATTAACAAACACTGGAACAACGTTATTACCATCTTACCTTGCGAATCAAATTTATGATGAGCTTCTGGAGCTAGATGCAATTGACTGGCATAAAAGAGCTGTAGAAGATACAGCTAAATTTAAAGAAATGATGAAAGAATTAGATAAGCCTCTTCCACAAGTAAAAGAGACAACCTTTACACATGCAGTAGAAGAGTATACAGGGATATTTGAGCATCCTGCATATGGAAAAATTGAAGTGTATAAACAAAATGATACGTTATATTTAAAGTGGGAATCAGTTGATATAGAGATGAAACATCATCATTACAACATGTACACAACGAAGTGGAATCTTTCTCATACAGAAATGAATGTATTAATTGCCTATGAGATGGACGTAGAAGGAAAGTTATCACAGTTTAAATTGCATTTACCACCCATGTTGAGTACAAAACCGATTGTGTTTAGTAGAATTACAGATAGAAATTCATAA